The sequence below is a genomic window from Mus musculus strain C57BL/6J chromosome 4, GRCm38.p6 C57BL/6J.
gcgtggtggcgcacacctttaatcccagcacttgggaggcagaggcaggtggatttctgagttcgaggccagcctggtctaccgagtgagttccaggatagccagggctatacagagaaaccctgtctcgaaaaaccaaaaaaaaaaaaaaaaaaaagactggaaagggttggggatttagcttaGTAGAGTGCttacacaaggccctgggttcagtcctcagctctgggtgGGGGAAGAGTAAAGATAGACTATAAGGAGGAAtgggggagagatggctcagcagcttaaAAGCACTTGCCCTGTGAGCCTGGAGAGCTGAATTAGATCAGCTGGAAAGGAGTTGGAAActggaaaagaaggagagagcctatttcacaaaattgtcttctgatttccacatgtgcTTCACCACACttgaacacaatttttttttttaaaggatggggAGGTTTCTCTAGAGGTCTCTTTGAGGCGCTGAGAGAACTGAGTTCCAGATGAGGAGGAGGCAATGCATGCCTGTTTGAGCAGAGGAAACAGCACGTGGAAAAATTCTGAGCCAGGTACAGGCCAGCAAAGTCAGACTTCCATATCTCCCAATGCACTGTCCCAGCATCGAGAGTCTGATGTCTGAGCGCAGGCTGTATTGAACAGAGTTTGGAGTCCCTGTTCCTGCCTCGGGAGAGGTTCCTATCAACTAAGGTCCAGATAAGGACTTCCATGTGACTGCCCTCACATAAGGTCTGCTTTGGATGGTAGCAGGTGAGATACCATTGTTCCTAAGCTCAAGTTTGGTTCAGCAAATGAAGATGGTGACATTTTGGTTGAGAAGGGGAGAGCCCAAATAAAGACTTGTCCAGGATAATTCCTTATGTCTCTGAGGAAAGTAGTTCAATTAAATGCCAGGAAGGAACCCAGACTTCAGAGGCATTGCGTTTTTAAAAAGCTTAGCTTTTAGGTGGAACTTACTACTTTAATGGTTCACAGCCTGTTTAGCttctccatctgtaaaatgaggtTAATATCTACTTCATAGGGTATGAGGCCAATGGAACCTTCTGCAAATAGACACTGATAAAGAGAAGCTTCAGCTATGATGTTCAGACATCCTTTGCAGCTAAAGAAACTGTTACAGCTAGTGCCAAGTAAATTTAGAAAAGGGGCAAGCCCTGTGAGAACCCGAAGATGCAAGCCAGCTTTCCAGAAGCCTGGCGCGCAGAGGCTGCTGgtcgggggtagggggtggggtgaaTCCTGGCAGACTCCCGGGAGGAGACGCGCCACGACACCCCTAGAGCGGGTGGGCAGAACCGGGAGCTGCCAGCCCGAAGCGTCGTTGTCCCTTCTCCACTCCAGCACCCGGAACCTTGAGCGCGCGGAACCTCGGTGGCGGAACGCGGGCCTCGCGGACCTTGCGGGAGATGGAGCAGGCGCGCGGGCCGGGGGCCGAGGCTGACGCGcccgaggaggaggagggggagtcgCAGGCGGCCATGGCGGCGGTAGTGTCCGCTGCGGGTGGAGCGTGCCCCGCAGTCCTGCAGGTGGCGGGTCTCTACCGAGGCCTGTGTGCAGTGCGCAGCCGCGCCCTGGGGCTGGGGTTCGTGTCACCGGCACAGTTGCGCGTGTTCCCGGTGCGCCGGGGCTCGGGCCTGCCCCCCGAGGGAGCAGACGGCAGTGGGGTCAGCGAGCTGGAAGCGAACCCCTTCTACGACCGCTACCGGGACAAGATCCAGCAGCTGCGCAGGTGCGGTCCTggtcgggtgggggtggggactcaCGACCGGCGGGCAGAGCTTCCGGCATGCACTACTCTCCGGGACGGTGGGCTTGCCCTGGCCCTGCTATACCAATAGTTTGTTTCCAAGTTCAGAGAGGCCAGGCCACTTGCCTAAAGTCACATCTCTGCAGACTCTTTGGGTCTTTCCACAGTCGTCAAAACACTCTTTAAAGCCCTATGAAGAAGACAGCTCAGAGAAAGTTGTCCCCTACTTaggaagatgaaaatgaagaccTTCAGCGAAGGCATTTGATTTGCTCAAGGTCACATGTTGAGTCAGCAGATACCTGCCTGAGAGATCAAGTTCACAGGCTCTCCCAGCTTAGGGCCCTGACTGCCTGGACAAGGAGACTGGGATTGTGGCAAAGACTGATATGATAATGTTACGTTTGTATTGCCCATTGAACCCTCTCACTAAGGAAATGTAGGGATCTGGAGAGAGGTAGAGTCTTGCCCGAGGTCACACAGTTGGTTAAGGTTTATCTGACTGTAACCAGGGTTCCTAAGGCGTCAGCTTCCAGAAGGTAAACCGTGAAGATGAAAGAGGTGTGGCTTAGTAGAAGAGAACTTGCTTACTATGCACTGGGCCttgagttccatctccagcactgagGAGGAAAAGTGTCGTAGGGTTATGGCTGTTAAGGTAGGTAGAGTGGGTGCCTAGTTCCAGGACGAAGGATGAAGGTAAGGAATGGTGGTCTGAGAGTTTGGTGCTATAGGAAGGCACTTCTGAAAGGAAGCCAGACGTTACCGGCTAGAAgttctctgcattttgtctcATTTTAATTCCACTCCCTTAAGTTCTTCGTCTTCACGCGGGGCAGCAGCATCCTCTAactaggtgtactggctggtttggtgtgtcaacttgacacaagctggagttatcacagagaaaggagcttcagttgaggaaatgcctccatgagatcctgctgtaaagcattttctcaattagtgatcaagggtgggaggacccattgtggatggtgccatccctgggctggtagtcctgggttctataagagagcaagctgagcaaaccaggggaagcaagcctgtaaggagcatccctccatggcctctgcatcagctcctgcttcctgatctgcttgagttccagtcctgacttcatttggtgatgaacagcagtatggaagtgtaagctgaataaaccctttcctccccagcttgcatCTTGgctatgatgtttgtgcaggaatagaaaccctgactaagacactagggtTTACCACTTCTAGCCCTGGAACCCTCCACCTGTCTGTCACTTTACCACGAATAGAGTGATCTTCTAAGCTTTTTGAAGCAATGATGGAATAAATGAGTGAATACTTTTGCTCTCCTTCAAACATTAGATAGTctcaaattgattttaaaatagtACTTGACCTGCAGTCCTCTCCACCCACTTCTCTCTGATCCCTTTAATACACAAGTGTCTCCAAAGAGGTGTCTCATCTCACTGAGTACTTAGTGGGTCTATTCAGACTTACTCAGGGGCCAATAATGgtctctttccttccttgggTCATTCCCATCAACATTTATACATACTAATATTTCAGAAAGTGAGTTTCCCAAGGTGCCCCATTGAATTCTTCAGTGTCCAAACTGCTTAGCGCTTGATGTAAAACCTTCACATGCTAGTTCTCTGCCACTCTCTAGACCAATCTAATACCTAAACTGCAAATACTATGGTCTAGGTCTAGCTCTTAAATCATTGGAGGAATGTGTTCCAAATATGGGAAATAATAACACAGTCAAAAGTACAGTCATGAAACCACCTCAGTCATTTAAGGATGTTTGAGCAAAATTTTGTTACGGTTATAATTATCAGCAGTGCGtttgtacatatttatgtatctgtCTATACAACTAGGTAGTAAGTTTCTTCAAGTAGGGACAGTGTGTTAGCTATTTTCTATGTGCCTAGAGCACAGCAAGAGCTCTCCTGCGCACGGTGCCCCTGTTTTCTATGCACTCACCATGGCAAGCTCAGGTACATCCGTGCTTATTAGCTGGGCTGACCCAGTCcttccagaagaaaagaaaagatcagcCCATCTACATAGTAGTGAAGACAGTGACATTTGGTGTCACATCCAAACAGTTTTTGGAATAGGCAGTACCCTATAATGTCTTGACTATGAAGGTCTACCAAACGGTTAAACAAGCTATCCTTGGCTCCTCACCCAAACTGTTGTGTGTCTCCCAGGCAAGTAGCTAGAGTTCTTGGATGATGTTTTCATCTACGATTACAAAGCCacgcatcccataatcagctacacATTCTGACGTATCCTTAGTAACAATGGCTGCCTCAGCCTAGCCTTCAAGCCTGAAGAGCATCCCCATTTTAAGATAAAGGATGAATTCTGGTGTTCTGTCTGATAGGTCAGGGAGATGCTCAGGTACTAAGGCTTCTTCCAGAGCATCCATTTGGAGTACAGGATCTGATGGTGGGTATAGAAGGAGACGTCAAAAATTAGATATATTCAGGTAAAACCTTAACACTGAGTAGGCACGCTGTAGGATTCCTGCCTGTGGAGGTAACCCAGCAATATGACTTGACAGTATTCTTTCTCTCTTGAGTGGCTTAAGAACCTAAGAAAGCGAGCCCTGCATCACCTGAGCGAGTAGcctgcaaaagaaaaataaagcaaaaaaacaaaacaaaaacagtgttgCACTGCTGATCCCTAGAGGCTTACCTATAGCTGAGTAACTGGCTTTGCTTTCCACTGCCTTGACTTTCAGGCTTATACCCTGTTCTTAACTGAATGCAAACCCTTTAGCCTCATGGTGTCTGtgtcccttctctgaggaggtgCGATGGAGTGCTTCCTTATTTCAAAGCCCGCAAAGGCCTGCGTGCTTCACCTTTATTTACCTTTTGTCAGGTCTGACCCAGCGGCCTTTGAGTCCCGCCTGGAGAAGCGCAGTGAGTTCCGAAAGCAGCCAGTGGGGCACTCCAAACAAAGTGATTTTATCAAGTGTATGGAGCAGAAGGTAAGATGTACTGGGCCTCGGAGGTTGGTTTTGTCTTGTTGTATAAGCTTACTAGCCCTTACCCTTTAAGTGGTCGCCAGTGACCGGAAcatctcatcttttctcattctccGTCAGTAAATGTGTACCCTGCTCTTGCTAGACAAGATCCTGTAGTCATGTTGGAATGTAGAAGACTGAGAGGAGAGTCCCCACTCATAAGAAATGTAGTCTAGTGGTCAAGGAGCTCATGGAACTGAGCTGTAGGATACAGGGGATATTTTCAATGGAGGTCctgggtttgcttttttttttttttttttttaaagacagactcTCACTGTctatctctggctggcctagaacttgccgtgtagaccaggctggctttggactcatagattctcttgcctcctgagaactgggattaaagttgtgcactaccacacccagcaagaattattattattattattattattattattattattattattatttgtaggtgtgtatgtctgaatgtgtgtatgtgcacacatggctGCAGAGGTAACTGAGTTTAAAAGGTAGACTTAGGTTAACTTGCCTGATAAGAAGACAAGCTCCGGAACCACGTGCCAAGGACTGCGTCATAGCGTTTAGCTACCAGCTAGGTAGTTATGGGCAAATTATGTAACTTCTCTCTGCCTTAGTTTTGCCTATTTGTGAATTAGAAATAATAATACCTACCTCACAGAATATGCTAAGACTGGATGAAGTAGTATCGTGCACTCTCCAGCACCATCCCTGGCACATAAAAAGACCTTAATGCATCATTAGTCTTTGTGATCCTTGAGCACCAATGCTGGGGAAAGGGTATAGAAAGCTAGCTATGATAATCTAGGGCAATGCTTTCCAGACTCTTTGACCACAACTCACAGTAGGAAATATATTTACATTGCTACTTAGAATACATGTGTATGTTTCGTATAACAAACGAAACTTTTGTGCAGCAGTGTTCTGGTGACACATAATACATTCTTTTCCTATGTTTGTCTGGTTCTCACTCTGCAAACCAGCCTCATCTGGAACTTAGTAGGTAACCCTCTTGAACTCTCagtaaccctcctgcctcagcctcccacggGCTCAGATTGCAGATGTGAGTCATCACACCTGGGTAGTGTATTCTTAGTTTTTAATCTCCTAAAAAATTATGTTAACAATCCACTGAAGTGATTTTACAATATATCATTTGAAAACTTGTAATCTCAGAGGTGCATGGGAACTAATTCTGGAGAGACTTGAGCCAAGCTGGAACCACTTTTGATTGTTTTTGGCCCTTTTAGAGTGGAAATGTATCATTGTTAGCACATTTCTGTGACAGAAACATCCTTGATGAGGAAGGATTGGGTTTGCATGTTTCAGATTTGTCAGTACGTCATGTCAAAGAGCATGTGGGCTTGCTTAGGAAGCAGAAAAGGGGGATATGGAAAGAGACCAGAATAAGATAGAGCCCCTAAGAACATGCCCTAACAACATACTTCCTCCAGATAGACCCCACAGCCCACCTTTCGTCACTTCTCAATATCTTCATATTATGAATCCAACAAAGGATTAATCTGTTCATTAGATCAGACCTCATGACCTAGTCATCTCTGGAAGTGCCCTCACAGACTTATCCAGAGGTGGATTACAAGTTCCCTAGGCACCTCTCGGGCCCATCAATGTAACAAGGGATTTTAACCGTCACAAGAAGTCTAATTGATAGGGAATCTGAGAACTCAACAGGACTCTAGCATGCTGAAGACCCCTACAACTAGAAATGCTATCAGAAATAATCAGTTTTAGAAAACACATCTCACCATTTCTCACCTAATTGGTGTCTGGTGTGGAACAGGTCAGAGGGCCAAGCACAGAAAGAATCCTTCATGGTTTTTCACAGTAGTGGCAGCTGTACTGTGAACTCCTGTACTGGGAGTCAGTGTCTGCTAACATACCCGTTCTCACCTCTGTATCTCAGATTCTTAGAGAAAGGAAAGCTGTCCCATAAACAGTAACTCTTAGAGAGGTATGTACAGTGTCATAGAGAGTGGATATGAGTGAgttcccaggaacagaaggactCAGTGAGACTGGCCACCTCAGTGGTTTGATttattccctttctttcttcctgcctttcttgctctttctttctttctgtgaggAAAGTATAGTTTAATAGTCTGTCTCCTCATGTATTTCAGACAGATGCCTTGGGGAAACAGCCTGTGAGCAAAGGATTCACTAAGGACAAGGTAGGTTTCTAGTTAAATATAGAAATCTAAGTCTGAAGTCATGTGGGACATCTATAATAAGAGGCTGCAAATTTAAACATATTTGTTGTGCTCAGGGATTTTTGTCTAAGGTGATTTTTCCCAACAGTAGAGATGAGAAATATTTGTCTGGGTTATTGTGTCCTTGACATGACTTCTAACTTAGGTTTGGGTCCACAGACACTGCTAGACATTTGAAGGAAACAGAAAGCACTCCTTTCTAAATCAAAACACCACATGGAGCACCTATTGCACAAATACAGAGCTCCCTGGGGGAGCAGCAGCCAATGCTTCTCCCTTACCAGCTGCAAAGTGCTGCAAGACTGGTGAGACTGGAGCATCTGGGGATGCTTGATGACCTAATAGTTACTGCCCAGGAATAGAACTGTGAAGGAAGGTCTGTGTGGGAGCAGAGACTCACGTTCTCTGAGCCTGTGAGAGGCTTTTGTACCCACAGGAGGTCTGCTTCACTGTGCTGACATTCTTTTCCACAAGGCTTGAGACAGAACTAAGCTGGGGTTGTTGTTACCGTTAATTGTAGATGTTAAATTAATTGCTATTTCTTCTTTCAAGACTCTCAGTTCAGTCTTCAACGTTGAGATGGTGAAAGACAAAACTGCGGAGGAAATAAAACAGGTAATAGGTGGAAATGAATAGGCACGCCCCCTGAGATTATTTGCTCTGTAAACCAAGTCTGAGAACAGAAAAGGTCAGATGTTTTTCTTACACCTTTTTCAATGCCAATAATAAATAGTCCTAAGGGACAAAAGTGATGAGTCACATAAATAACAGTGACATTTAAAACGTGTCTTTCTTTGTCTTGCTTTTATATGTCTAATGACTTAGGTTTACCCTTTCCCTTTCATTTAAAGTCATCAGGATTCTATACCTGGCTCTTCACTACCTTTGCAAATAGGCTCCCGTGGTGTGCTGGTGGGGTAGTGGTGAGCACAGCTGCCCTCCATGTAGCTTTTCCTTTCCCTTGTCTTAGCTGAGTGCACTTGAGGTTCTGCTTGCTACAGAGAAGAGAGTGTGCTGGTTAAAGCagtagagctgggcgtggtggcacagacctttaatcccagcactcaggaggcagaggcaggcgaatctctgtgagttcgaggccagcctggtctacacagtgagttccaggacagccaggactacacagagaaacctcgtatcaagaaagaaagggagggaggaaaggagggaggaactTAGACTTTAGAAATAAGCTGACAT
It includes:
- the Atpaf1 gene encoding ATP synthase mitochondrial F1 complex assembly factor 1 isoform 1 (isoform 1 is encoded by transcript variant 1); its protein translation is MEQARGPGAEADAPEEEEGESQAAMAAVVSAAGGACPAVLQVAGLYRGLCAVRSRALGLGFVSPAQLRVFPVRRGSGLPPEGADGSGVSELEANPFYDRYRDKIQQLRRSDPAAFESRLEKRSEFRKQPVGHSKQSDFIKCMEQKTDALGKQPVSKGFTKDKTLSSVFNVEMVKDKTAEEIKQIWQQYFSAKDTVYAVIPKEKFDLIWNRAQSCPTFLCALPRRDGYEFFVGQWTGTELHFTALINIQTRGDAAASQLILYHYPELKEEKGIVLMTAEMDSTFLNVVEAQCIANQVQLFYATDRKEIYGLVETFNFRPNEFKYMSVIAELEQSGLGAELKRAQNQDKT